One segment of Trachemys scripta elegans isolate TJP31775 chromosome 1, CAS_Tse_1.0, whole genome shotgun sequence DNA contains the following:
- the SERP2 gene encoding stress-associated endoplasmic reticulum protein 2: protein MVAKQRIRMANEKHSKNITQRGNVAKTLRPQEEKYPVGPWLLALFVFVVCGSAIFQIIQSIRMGM, encoded by the exons ATGGTGGCCAAACAGCGGATCCGGATGGCTAACGAAAAGCACAGCAAAAACATCACACAGAGAGGGAACGTAGCCAAAACCCTG AGGCCCCAAGAGGAGAAATATCCTGTAGGACCATGGCTACTGgcactgtttgtttttgttgtctgTGGATCAG CTATCTTTCAGATCATTCAGAGTATAAGGATGGGCATGTGA